Proteins encoded within one genomic window of Legionella sp. PC997:
- the hemH gene encoding ferrochelatase: MKHGLLLINLGTPKSADTLSVGSYLREFLTDKRVIDLPVLLRYVLVYAFILPFRSRRSAHAYQSIWTEQGSPLLFHSQNLVNQLQKEVGAEHLIALGMRYGEPSIESALNKLKHCESITILPLYPQYSSAASGSSIAEAMRIMSSWELIPSIHIIRDFFQHPAYLKAQAQIIKASLEEDSHVLFSYHGIPERQITKSSCKTICIESCPPLRDETQGCYRAQCYENSRLLAQELGLSSNSYSTAFQSRLGKTPWVKPYTDQILAELIARGIKKLIVVCPSFVADCLETLEEIGMRLKQQWTTLGGEELINLPSMNVDPLWRKAIIEIAHLQPASQPRSLS; this comes from the coding sequence ATGAAGCATGGTTTATTACTCATAAATCTTGGCACCCCTAAGAGTGCAGATACTTTATCTGTCGGGAGCTATTTACGCGAATTTCTTACTGATAAACGCGTCATCGATCTCCCTGTTTTACTTCGCTATGTGCTCGTTTATGCATTTATTTTACCTTTTCGTTCCAGACGCTCTGCCCATGCCTATCAATCCATATGGACTGAACAAGGTTCGCCTTTACTATTTCATAGCCAAAACTTAGTTAACCAATTGCAAAAAGAAGTGGGAGCCGAACACCTCATTGCTCTTGGCATGCGTTATGGAGAACCCTCTATTGAGAGTGCTTTGAATAAGTTAAAACATTGCGAATCCATTACTATTCTGCCTTTATACCCGCAATATTCTTCCGCAGCTAGCGGCTCATCCATTGCGGAAGCGATGCGTATCATGAGCAGTTGGGAGCTTATTCCATCCATTCATATCATCCGTGATTTTTTTCAACATCCAGCGTACTTAAAAGCACAAGCCCAAATTATTAAAGCGTCTCTTGAAGAAGATTCCCATGTTCTTTTTAGCTACCATGGAATTCCTGAGCGCCAAATTACTAAAAGCAGCTGTAAGACTATTTGTATTGAATCCTGCCCTCCTTTAAGAGATGAAACTCAAGGTTGTTATAGAGCACAATGTTATGAAAACAGTCGTTTATTGGCCCAGGAATTGGGCTTATCTTCGAATAGCTACAGTACTGCGTTCCAATCAAGACTGGGCAAAACACCCTGGGTAAAACCTTATACGGATCAGATCCTAGCTGAATTGATTGCTCGAGGAATTAAAAAATTGATTGTTGTTTGTCCTTCTTTTGTAGCCGACTGTTTGGAAACACTCGAAGAAATAGGAATGCGGCTCAAACAACAATGGACAACGCTTGGTGGTGAAGAATTAATTAACCTGCCTAGTATGAATGTCGACCCTTTATGGAGGAAGGCCATCATTGAAATCGCGCATCTGCAACCCGCTTCTCAACCCAGGAGCCTTTCGTGA
- a CDS encoding efflux RND transporter periplasmic adaptor subunit has product MKPQLIVANIWGILVSKLKIIGLSSILLIALGVYLKLYYHTAKAPASSLKIVETVTVSPSTIEKKIKLIGIIRPKHAAVLIAKGSGVLDILMNSGQIVQKGDLIAKITNPDIERSYQLSKETERLENTQYQRLKNLQQTGFVSAREVEEKKRIWIDSQKEKAKTKIELKNMRFYAPFDGVIGAFKIKEGAQVTDGAAVVTIYDPDSLSVEIDIPCTNIHSIDENQPIYILGTRYHLSHVQKMIDDETHMCPADVDIQCTHCLVGASVSTQLVVNKKTEALVIPTQALFLKKGTTHVYKVVDKKIELVAVKTGLQEQDKVEIISGLKSGDQIVSKSPERLYSGLEVSIYKG; this is encoded by the coding sequence GTGAAGCCCCAGCTAATCGTTGCCAATATCTGGGGTATTCTCGTTTCTAAATTGAAGATTATTGGATTATCAAGCATTCTTCTTATTGCTTTGGGTGTCTACTTAAAACTCTATTATCATACGGCCAAAGCTCCAGCCTCATCACTTAAAATAGTGGAGACCGTGACGGTTTCTCCGTCAACAATTGAAAAAAAGATAAAGCTTATTGGCATAATACGCCCTAAGCATGCTGCAGTTCTTATTGCCAAAGGATCGGGAGTGCTTGATATCCTCATGAACTCAGGACAAATAGTCCAAAAAGGTGACTTAATTGCCAAAATAACTAATCCAGATATTGAAAGAAGCTATCAACTCTCTAAAGAAACAGAACGATTGGAAAACACTCAATATCAACGGCTTAAAAATTTACAACAAACAGGATTTGTTAGTGCACGAGAAGTAGAGGAGAAAAAGAGAATCTGGATTGATTCGCAAAAAGAAAAAGCAAAGACCAAAATTGAATTAAAAAATATGCGTTTTTATGCTCCATTCGATGGCGTTATTGGTGCATTTAAAATTAAAGAAGGGGCACAGGTAACTGACGGCGCGGCGGTAGTTACCATCTATGATCCGGATTCGTTAAGCGTTGAAATTGATATTCCCTGTACGAATATTCATTCAATCGATGAAAACCAGCCAATTTATATATTAGGAACACGGTATCATTTAAGTCATGTACAAAAAATGATTGATGATGAAACCCATATGTGCCCAGCGGATGTTGATATCCAATGCACTCATTGCTTAGTAGGAGCCAGCGTATCCACCCAATTGGTTGTGAACAAAAAAACAGAGGCCTTAGTTATTCCTACGCAAGCTTTATTTCTCAAAAAAGGTACAACTCATGTTTATAAGGTCGTGGATAAAAAAATTGAACTTGTAGCCGTCAAAACAGGGTTACAAGAGCAAGATAAGGTTGAGATTATTTCAGGATTAAAATCTGGAGATCAAATAGTAAGCAAAAGTCCCGAGCGATTATATTCGGGACTGGAAGTCTCAATTTATAAAGGCTAA
- a CDS encoding efflux RND transporter permease subunit: MKFTSYFLKHPVIAIILNSMVLLLGILCFNSLPLREYPNISFPVITINTTYPNASPELVESVVTNALEDQLAGVEGLELMTSRSNPGNSYITLRFRPGTSMDKALNAAHEAARLAQLPSSVKSPVIERQRQADGLPFIGIALESSSLNFGELTHYANLNLKNTLRSLKGVASVDVWGQPYTYSIQLDQKKLYTFGINVDEVANAIANNHLSLPAGSYQDKIPTTLDFELKTPEDYENLVIKTQNHHPVFLKSLAKIQLTTDTSQFRVKVNGHSGLVLAINRASDANPIEVSQSVRKELNILKKSLPDDIKTKIIIDQSEFIKASLKNIQSSIIESICLVLVIIFIFLRTIRATLIPLIAIPISLLGSLLFLKIAGFSINQMTLLAMVLAVGLVVDDAIIVLENIWRHIEDNLSPMEAALKGSKQIGFAIVAMTLTLTSVYAPIALIDGMIGQLFIEFAVALAGSVFISGMVALTLSPLMCATFLHKNTKHLWPGIDRFLNSLAQYYYKLLNIIIHRKKTTLFILFLSLSLSLLFYKIMPGETAPKEDRGLIGIYTPPSSGDNLDTLEANTKLVQKFVGKVPEAKNTLTFLGTWGSSIVMPLKSHQQRTRSAEQIVHSLKPKTERLPSVDASIWSWDSGLPGVEDARNNSELELVISTTEDFRQLFETTERLKKILDQSKTFASTRYDLRLDSMGYSINIDKNTLAQLGLTPAQLAKTVEVFFSSDKSLTFQKDGVSYNLTLQGSSKPWTLDELYLTAPSGKRISLGSVAQMKRRAQPTALEHVNQMRSTTLYAQLPEKQSFKKGMNELLELAKENLPNQYKLSWGGAAKAYNESSHTMVLLFALAILFIYAILAAQFENFIYPLIILLTVPLACFGALLFAYLFGQSLNIFTQVGLVTLVGLISKHGILIVEFANQLQKEGFSLADAIKKSCSLRLRPILMTTGAMVFGAIPLVLSHDAGAEARHAIGTVLIGGLCVGTLFTLFVLPSVYFMISQIIKKPEKQ, translated from the coding sequence ATGAAATTTACAAGCTATTTCTTAAAGCATCCCGTGATTGCAATTATACTTAATTCCATGGTTCTGCTTCTGGGAATACTGTGTTTTAATTCGTTACCTTTGAGAGAATATCCCAATATCAGTTTCCCGGTTATTACAATAAATACCACTTATCCCAATGCTAGCCCTGAATTAGTCGAATCAGTTGTAACTAATGCCCTCGAGGATCAGCTTGCTGGGGTAGAAGGATTAGAACTAATGACGTCACGTTCTAACCCAGGAAACTCATATATTACTTTAAGATTTCGTCCAGGGACCTCCATGGACAAAGCGTTGAATGCCGCTCATGAAGCCGCGCGGTTGGCACAACTTCCATCATCAGTAAAATCACCTGTTATTGAACGTCAGCGCCAGGCGGATGGCTTGCCTTTTATAGGAATTGCCCTGGAGTCTTCTTCGTTAAATTTTGGAGAGCTCACCCATTATGCCAATTTGAATCTAAAAAATACGCTCCGTAGCCTTAAAGGAGTTGCTTCAGTTGATGTATGGGGGCAACCTTACACTTATAGTATTCAATTAGATCAGAAAAAATTATATACATTCGGCATCAATGTTGATGAGGTAGCCAATGCGATTGCTAATAACCATTTATCGCTACCAGCAGGTAGTTATCAAGACAAGATTCCTACTACACTTGATTTTGAATTGAAAACTCCGGAAGATTATGAAAATCTAGTAATCAAAACTCAAAATCATCATCCAGTTTTTCTCAAGTCATTAGCAAAAATTCAATTAACTACCGACACCAGCCAATTTCGAGTTAAAGTCAACGGGCATTCAGGATTAGTACTTGCAATTAATCGCGCGAGTGATGCAAATCCAATTGAGGTATCTCAAAGTGTCCGTAAAGAACTCAACATCTTAAAAAAAAGTTTACCTGATGACATCAAGACTAAAATCATAATTGATCAATCGGAATTTATTAAGGCTTCCCTTAAAAACATTCAATCTTCTATCATTGAATCAATTTGCTTAGTCTTAGTGATCATTTTCATTTTTCTGCGAACTATACGCGCTACACTTATTCCTTTAATTGCAATTCCGATTTCTCTTTTGGGTTCTTTATTGTTTTTGAAAATTGCAGGCTTTAGTATAAATCAAATGACGCTTCTTGCGATGGTATTGGCTGTTGGTTTAGTAGTAGATGATGCCATTATTGTTCTTGAGAATATATGGCGTCATATTGAAGACAATTTATCTCCTATGGAAGCCGCACTTAAAGGCTCCAAACAAATAGGTTTTGCCATTGTCGCGATGACATTAACTTTAACGAGCGTTTATGCCCCTATCGCTTTAATTGACGGCATGATCGGTCAATTGTTCATTGAATTTGCAGTCGCCCTAGCAGGAAGTGTATTCATCTCAGGAATGGTAGCATTGACCCTTTCACCTTTGATGTGCGCTACATTCTTGCATAAAAATACAAAACACCTATGGCCAGGGATTGATAGGTTCCTAAATAGCCTTGCTCAGTATTACTATAAATTACTTAATATTATCATCCATCGGAAAAAAACTACCCTTTTTATCCTATTCCTTTCATTGAGTTTGAGCCTGCTCTTTTACAAAATAATGCCTGGTGAAACGGCCCCGAAAGAAGATCGTGGCTTGATAGGTATTTACACTCCACCGTCATCCGGAGATAACTTGGACACCCTAGAAGCCAATACCAAACTCGTGCAAAAATTTGTAGGTAAAGTGCCCGAAGCAAAAAATACATTAACCTTTTTAGGAACTTGGGGTAGTAGTATTGTTATGCCTTTAAAATCTCATCAACAAAGAACTCGTTCAGCCGAGCAGATTGTTCATTCATTAAAACCTAAAACTGAGCGACTACCCTCAGTCGATGCTTCGATTTGGAGCTGGGACTCAGGATTACCTGGAGTAGAAGATGCACGTAATAACTCTGAACTGGAACTCGTTATTTCAACCACCGAGGATTTCCGCCAATTATTTGAAACAACAGAACGCTTGAAAAAGATACTGGATCAAAGCAAAACATTTGCTTCTACTCGTTATGATTTGCGTCTCGATTCGATGGGATACTCAATAAATATAGATAAAAACACCTTAGCCCAATTAGGATTGACTCCCGCACAATTAGCTAAAACCGTTGAAGTTTTTTTCAGCAGTGATAAGTCCTTAACATTTCAAAAAGATGGGGTCTCTTACAATCTAACCTTGCAGGGATCATCCAAACCCTGGACCCTAGATGAACTTTATCTTACAGCGCCCTCCGGAAAGCGCATTTCATTAGGTTCAGTGGCTCAAATGAAAAGACGTGCCCAGCCCACCGCATTAGAACATGTCAACCAAATGCGCTCGACAACTTTATATGCCCAATTACCTGAAAAACAATCCTTTAAAAAAGGAATGAATGAGCTCTTGGAGCTCGCTAAAGAAAACCTCCCCAACCAGTATAAATTAAGTTGGGGTGGTGCCGCCAAAGCCTATAATGAATCGTCGCATACGATGGTTTTGTTATTTGCTTTAGCGATACTCTTTATTTATGCCATTCTCGCAGCCCAATTTGAAAATTTTATTTACCCACTCATCATTTTACTCACCGTACCTTTAGCTTGTTTTGGGGCCTTATTGTTCGCTTACTTATTTGGTCAATCTCTCAATATTTTTACCCAAGTCGGTTTAGTCACCTTAGTTGGACTAATCAGTAAACATGGTATTTTGATTGTAGAATTTGCGAATCAATTGCAAAAAGAAGGATTTTCATTAGCGGATGCGATAAAGAAATCGTGCTCATTAAGGCTGCGCCCTATTCTCATGACTACTGGCGCTATGGTTTTTGGTGCGATACCGTTGGTACTTTCACATGATGCTGGAGCTGAAGCCAGGCATGCAATAGGTACAGTACTTATTGGAGGCTTATGTGTTGGTACATTATTTACTCTATTTGTGCTTCCTTCCGTCTACTTCATGATCTCACAAATTATAAAAAAACCTGAAAAACAATAA
- a CDS encoding adenylate/guanylate cyclase domain-containing protein: MTQTPLELEILKTERLRTTILASFFLSLSLMWILFISYAPEQYYQYYGKTSVIIFPGYLAVIGVYFLLMHQVICQYMRYKKNIPTLLRYFFAFIEMSIPTLALIIIANFQKSAYVLVMPPVLIYFIFIFLTSLTLNVWLCFFAGLIAALQYLSLSYYFLHYTDISGIVYYLTGWFSYAARGALLLIGGIVAGFVTTQMKKQFNSAFEAQQERNKIEHIFGMHVSPEVVSKLLSKNSNASEYIPVCIMFLDIRNFTRFAEDADPSIVVQHLNKLFKYMVEIIHENKGIINKFLGDGFMAIFGAPVSSGNDVEHAVNAALQIIARTEEEIKKGNIPDFKLGIGVHYGNAITGTIGSKSRLEYTVMGDVVNSAAHIEQSNKTYNTNLLISEEAYNKVSNIKAELVGDVMLKHRDHPIKLYKLI; encoded by the coding sequence ATGACTCAGACGCCTTTGGAGTTGGAGATATTAAAAACAGAAAGGTTAAGAACGACAATCTTAGCCTCCTTTTTTTTAAGTTTATCTCTTATGTGGATCCTGTTTATTTCTTACGCGCCTGAACAATATTATCAATATTACGGTAAAACATCGGTTATAATTTTTCCAGGTTATTTAGCGGTCATAGGGGTGTATTTTCTTTTGATGCATCAAGTTATTTGTCAATATATGCGCTATAAAAAAAATATCCCTACTCTTCTACGGTATTTTTTCGCTTTTATCGAAATGAGTATTCCAACATTGGCTCTTATTATCATAGCCAACTTTCAAAAATCAGCTTATGTTCTTGTAATGCCACCTGTTTTAATTTATTTCATTTTTATTTTTCTGACTTCACTGACATTAAATGTATGGTTGTGTTTTTTTGCAGGATTAATCGCAGCACTTCAATATTTGAGCCTATCCTATTATTTTTTACATTATACAGATATCTCAGGGATCGTTTACTATTTAACAGGATGGTTTTCCTATGCTGCTCGTGGAGCATTATTGTTAATTGGAGGCATAGTTGCAGGATTTGTGACGACTCAAATGAAAAAACAATTTAATAGCGCTTTTGAAGCTCAACAAGAACGTAATAAAATCGAACATATTTTTGGTATGCACGTTTCTCCTGAGGTTGTATCCAAATTACTATCAAAGAATTCGAATGCAAGTGAATATATACCTGTTTGTATTATGTTTTTGGATATAAGAAATTTTACTCGTTTTGCCGAAGATGCTGACCCATCTATCGTTGTTCAGCATCTTAATAAACTATTTAAATATATGGTTGAAATCATTCATGAGAATAAGGGAATTATAAATAAATTTTTAGGTGACGGTTTTATGGCAATATTTGGCGCCCCCGTTTCCAGTGGAAATGATGTAGAACATGCAGTGAATGCGGCTTTACAGATTATTGCACGTACTGAAGAGGAAATAAAAAAGGGCAATATTCCTGATTTTAAATTAGGAATAGGAGTGCACTATGGCAATGCGATAACAGGTACTATTGGTTCAAAAAGTCGTCTTGAATATACGGTTATGGGAGATGTGGTTAATTCAGCAGCCCATATTGAACAGTCCAATAAAACGTACAATACAAACCTACTCATATCTGAAGAGGCCTACAACAAAGTATCTAATATTAAGGCTGAATTAGTGGGTGATGTTATGTTAAAACATCGGGATCATCCTATTAAGTTGTACAAATTAATTTAA
- a CDS encoding glycoside hydrolase family 15 protein, whose translation MIFFVSQAISSVFSSEDIQKLRQHFYANIQSNGAIVAAPSKQNPDYYYDWVRDSAIAMSLIETWYESSHAIGYKERLFNYISWTQKLQHQYDPLPGQDILGEPKFYINGSPFDGSWGRPQNDGPALRASVLIRFAQQLLDDNESEYVLANLYNSSLDPNSMGVIKMDLEYTAHHWSDKNYDLWEEVFGDHFFTAMTQQKALHEGAALARRLNDKEAALYYDQQAKLIGQRLTAHLDPVHKTIQATLFPHPGPQKALELDSSIILGILFNPQTEGDLAPNSLYVQNTVEALYKQFNSIFPINNNHSGEILFGRYPGDTYDGYQTNSMGNPWFILTATMAEYYYTLADNLPLTKINQPAIIKHIQVGDNYLKLIKNYGKDMKLSEQINLTTGVQQGAPSLTWSYVAVLRAIDLRDKLTNKLK comes from the coding sequence ATGATATTTTTTGTTTCTCAAGCAATAAGCTCTGTATTTAGTTCGGAGGATATCCAAAAACTAAGACAACATTTTTATGCCAATATCCAATCTAATGGAGCAATAGTAGCCGCTCCCTCAAAACAAAATCCAGATTATTATTACGATTGGGTTCGTGACTCAGCGATCGCCATGAGCTTGATTGAAACCTGGTACGAATCCTCTCATGCCATTGGATACAAAGAACGTTTATTTAACTATATTTCTTGGACTCAAAAACTTCAGCATCAATATGATCCATTACCGGGGCAAGATATATTGGGAGAACCTAAATTTTATATTAATGGTTCACCGTTTGATGGTTCTTGGGGCAGGCCACAAAATGATGGTCCAGCTTTAAGAGCATCGGTTCTAATTCGTTTTGCGCAACAATTGTTAGATGATAATGAATCAGAATATGTACTGGCGAATCTTTATAATAGTAGTTTGGATCCAAATTCAATGGGCGTCATTAAAATGGATTTGGAGTATACCGCTCATCACTGGTCTGATAAAAATTATGATCTGTGGGAAGAAGTATTTGGAGATCATTTCTTTACTGCCATGACTCAGCAAAAAGCACTTCATGAAGGGGCTGCTCTTGCTCGTCGGCTCAATGACAAGGAAGCAGCTCTTTATTATGACCAACAAGCAAAACTAATAGGTCAGCGTCTCACTGCGCATTTGGATCCAGTACATAAAACAATTCAAGCAACACTTTTCCCCCATCCAGGTCCACAAAAGGCTTTAGAGCTTGATTCATCTATAATTTTGGGTATTTTATTTAATCCACAAACAGAGGGTGATTTAGCGCCAAATAGTTTATATGTCCAAAATACAGTTGAAGCGTTATACAAACAATTTAATTCGATCTTCCCAATTAATAACAACCATTCAGGAGAAATTTTATTTGGACGTTATCCTGGAGATACCTACGATGGATATCAAACCAATAGCATGGGTAACCCCTGGTTTATTTTAACAGCAACTATGGCTGAATATTACTATACGCTTGCTGATAATTTACCTTTAACCAAAATCAATCAACCTGCAATCATAAAACACATTCAAGTGGGTGATAATTATCTGAAACTTATAAAAAATTATGGCAAAGACATGAAATTAAGTGAGCAAATTAATTTAACTACCGGAGTCCAACAAGGTGCGCCATCTCTAACTTGGAGTTATGTTGCTGTTTTACGTGCCATTGATTTAAGAGATAAACTAACTAATAAGTTAAAATAA
- a CDS encoding sugar porter family MFS transporter, with amino-acid sequence MTWVVAIIGSVAGFLFGYDEGIIAGSIELVKNHFGLTATHVGVMASALPFGALFGSMLIGAITASKGVKRFGRRTLLSFSGVLFFLGALGAGFADSITILIISRLVLGLAIGMASVMAPLYLAETATYETRGAVVAIYQLAMTVGIVCSYSVNYLFLENNDWRAMFASSAFPALVLCIGILLMPESPRWLCSVGRREAASKALKKLRKSHSIEHELLDIERTLANEPKKGSWLLLFKSPLLPVLMLGTMLFCLQQLSGINVVIYFAPEIFKNLGMNSVAGQILATIGIGLVNLLVTVIAMLSVDKIGRRKLLLFGFSGMCFSLLFLCMFSVYQIPWLPYLSVLCLILYIFSFAVSVGPIPHIAMAEIFPLHVRGVGMGFSAMSNWTFNTIVIFSFPLLEKMLGIEYTFAVYAVICLLGLIYTYFYMPETKNISLEQIENYIMSGKPLRLLGREEAFPIEDSDKEEPSYYAST; translated from the coding sequence ATGACATGGGTTGTTGCAATTATCGGTTCGGTCGCGGGTTTTTTGTTTGGCTATGATGAAGGAATCATTGCAGGTTCTATAGAATTGGTTAAAAATCATTTTGGCTTAACGGCTACTCATGTTGGGGTGATGGCCTCAGCATTGCCCTTTGGTGCTTTGTTCGGATCCATGTTAATTGGTGCGATTACGGCATCAAAAGGGGTGAAGCGTTTTGGTCGTCGCACCTTACTGTCTTTTTCCGGAGTCTTGTTTTTTTTAGGAGCTTTAGGAGCTGGATTTGCGGATTCAATTACTATACTTATTATTTCACGATTAGTTCTTGGCTTAGCAATTGGTATGGCTTCAGTAATGGCCCCCTTGTATTTGGCAGAAACAGCAACTTATGAAACAAGAGGAGCAGTCGTTGCTATTTACCAATTGGCAATGACAGTAGGAATCGTCTGCTCTTATTCAGTCAATTATTTATTTCTTGAAAACAATGATTGGCGTGCCATGTTTGCTTCAAGTGCTTTTCCTGCCCTGGTCTTATGCATTGGAATTTTACTCATGCCAGAGTCTCCTAGGTGGTTATGCAGTGTGGGACGTCGTGAGGCAGCATCCAAGGCTTTAAAAAAATTACGTAAAAGTCATTCAATCGAGCATGAGCTGTTGGATATCGAAAGGACTTTGGCTAATGAACCTAAAAAGGGAAGTTGGCTATTGTTGTTTAAAAGCCCCTTATTACCAGTTTTGATGCTAGGCACCATGCTATTTTGTCTACAACAGTTGAGCGGAATTAATGTAGTTATCTATTTTGCACCTGAAATTTTCAAAAATTTAGGAATGAATAGTGTCGCGGGACAAATCTTGGCAACCATTGGTATTGGTCTTGTTAATTTACTGGTGACAGTAATAGCTATGCTTAGTGTTGATAAAATAGGTCGGCGTAAACTCCTGCTATTTGGTTTCTCCGGCATGTGTTTCAGCCTCTTGTTTTTATGTATGTTTTCAGTATATCAAATCCCTTGGTTACCTTACTTATCAGTTCTTTGTCTAATTCTTTATATTTTCTCTTTTGCGGTGAGTGTGGGGCCAATACCCCATATTGCGATGGCTGAAATATTTCCTTTACACGTTCGTGGCGTGGGAATGGGTTTCTCCGCTATGAGTAACTGGACTTTTAATACCATTGTCATTTTTAGCTTCCCTCTTTTAGAAAAAATGTTGGGTATAGAATACACTTTTGCTGTGTATGCGGTGATTTGTCTTCTAGGTCTTATTTATACCTATTTTTATATGCCTGAAACAAAAAACATTAGCTTGGAGCAAATTGAGAATTATATTATGTCAGGCAAGCCACTACGTTTGTTAGGACGCGAAGAGGCATTTCCGATTGAAGATTCAGACAAAGAAGAACCCTCTTATTACGCTTCTACCTAA
- a CDS encoding bifunctional 4-hydroxy-2-oxoglutarate aldolase/2-dehydro-3-deoxy-phosphogluconate aldolase — translation MSFPNWLVRPEIIFSTSPVIPVVVIKEIEDALPLATALFAGGIHIIEVALRTPVALEAVELLLKTFPEALIGVGTVTTPEQLKHVADMGAKFALSPGKTQALLTAGCSSNIPLIPGVSSVSELMEGLFLGYTHFKFFPATAAGGANMLQAMHGPFPQAKFCPTGGINEKNFSDYLALPNVSCVGGSWIVPEEAIKKGDWALITDLSLSARHSVRGWE, via the coding sequence ATGTCGTTTCCAAATTGGCTGGTGCGGCCGGAAATTATTTTTTCCACATCACCTGTTATCCCGGTTGTTGTAATTAAAGAAATAGAGGACGCTCTGCCTTTAGCTACAGCGTTATTTGCAGGGGGTATCCATATAATTGAAGTCGCACTTAGAACGCCAGTTGCCTTAGAGGCCGTTGAATTACTCCTAAAAACTTTCCCCGAAGCTTTAATTGGAGTTGGAACTGTAACTACTCCCGAACAACTAAAACACGTTGCAGATATGGGTGCAAAATTTGCCCTAAGCCCTGGAAAAACCCAAGCCCTTTTAACTGCGGGATGTTCTTCCAATATCCCATTGATACCTGGTGTGTCGAGTGTATCGGAATTAATGGAAGGATTATTTTTGGGCTATACCCATTTTAAATTTTTTCCTGCAACTGCTGCGGGGGGGGCCAATATGTTACAGGCGATGCATGGTCCTTTCCCGCAGGCTAAATTTTGTCCAACAGGAGGGATTAATGAGAAGAATTTTTCTGATTATCTGGCACTGCCAAATGTTTCCTGTGTTGGAGGTTCCTGGATAGTTCCCGAAGAAGCGATTAAAAAAGGTGATTGGGCATTAATAACTGATTTATCTCTTTCGGCGCGTCACAGTGTACGAGGATGGGAGTAG
- the glk gene encoding glucokinase codes for MSDGLKDYAIVADIGGTFARFSRVNLNNLLMDKIEIYSCAAYPSFESLFSAYKSQHGLDEIKQAALAIACPVLGDVICMTNAHWRFSINEVKQKLGLTVLKVLNDFNAIAMSLPVLTTQQILQIGRGTAEQNGTRAILGAGTGLGVAFLVSTQEGYSAHAGEGGHISWGAKTEQEWFIYRYLRRKYEHVSYERLLSGQGLENLYQALASLHQREIGLVSASEIIALALAQQCTIAEATVAQFFEILGSFAGDLALIFAAFGGVYIAGGIVPRLITLLHGSDFRSCFEEKGRFSDFNAKIPTYVITAEQPGILGAAVYLKQSWLR; via the coding sequence ATGAGTGATGGTTTAAAAGATTATGCAATCGTTGCAGATATCGGTGGAACTTTTGCACGCTTCAGTCGTGTCAATTTAAATAATCTGCTTATGGATAAAATTGAAATTTACTCATGCGCTGCATATCCTAGTTTTGAATCCCTGTTTTCAGCCTATAAATCACAACATGGTTTGGATGAAATAAAGCAAGCTGCCCTCGCGATTGCTTGTCCGGTGCTTGGGGATGTGATTTGTATGACCAACGCACATTGGCGTTTTTCTATTAATGAAGTCAAGCAAAAATTAGGGCTAACAGTGCTTAAGGTTTTGAATGACTTCAATGCCATTGCAATGAGTTTACCTGTTTTAACCACCCAACAAATTCTCCAAATAGGAAGAGGGACTGCAGAACAAAATGGAACCAGGGCGATCTTGGGGGCTGGAACCGGACTTGGGGTGGCATTTCTGGTGTCAACTCAGGAAGGATATTCTGCTCATGCAGGAGAGGGAGGGCACATTAGTTGGGGTGCAAAAACAGAGCAAGAATGGTTTATTTATCGTTATCTCAGACGAAAATATGAGCATGTATCCTATGAGCGCTTATTATCAGGGCAGGGTTTAGAAAATTTATACCAAGCACTGGCTAGTTTGCATCAAAGGGAAATAGGTCTAGTTTCCGCATCAGAAATAATTGCGTTGGCTTTAGCACAACAATGTACCATTGCTGAAGCGACCGTAGCGCAATTCTTCGAAATTTTAGGTTCTTTTGCTGGTGACTTAGCATTAATTTTTGCTGCCTTTGGGGGTGTTTACATTGCGGGTGGTATCGTACCACGATTAATTACCTTGTTGCATGGCAGTGATTTTCGATCTTGTTTTGAAGAAAAAGGGCGTTTTAGCGATTTCAATGCGAAAATCCCGACCTATGTGATTACTGCCGAGCAACCCGGGATATTGGGGGCTGCAGTTTATTTAAAACAATCGTGGCTTAGATGA